From one Catellatospora sp. IY07-71 genomic stretch:
- a CDS encoding maleylpyruvate isomerase family mycothiol-dependent enzyme, translated as MSDSADAVIAALRSGHDELAAAVRGYGEKELTAPSGAADWDVSQVLSHLGSGAEIHLAALDLSLEGKPNAGSDFNQGVWARWNAMAPADRAEGFAAANDKLLERYESFDAQTRRELRIDMGFLPAPVDVATAAGFRLSEYAFHSWDVRAGADPAATLAPEAVPLLNTITPGMLGWIAKTDRLGGRTAVLRIETTDPDAVYGLRLSPEKVELTDPPAEPDGVLRLPAEAWLRLLVGRLSPAHTPSSVETSGAADLDLLRDVFRGF; from the coding sequence ATGAGCGACTCCGCTGACGCCGTGATCGCCGCGCTGCGGTCCGGTCACGACGAACTCGCCGCCGCCGTGCGCGGCTACGGCGAGAAGGAGCTGACCGCCCCGTCGGGCGCGGCGGACTGGGACGTGTCGCAGGTGCTGAGCCACCTGGGCAGCGGCGCCGAGATCCACCTGGCCGCGCTGGACCTGTCGCTGGAGGGCAAGCCCAACGCCGGCTCCGACTTCAACCAGGGGGTATGGGCGCGCTGGAACGCGATGGCTCCGGCCGACCGCGCCGAGGGCTTCGCGGCCGCCAACGACAAGCTGCTGGAGCGCTACGAGTCGTTCGACGCGCAGACGCGGCGGGAGCTGCGCATCGACATGGGCTTCCTCCCGGCGCCCGTCGACGTGGCCACGGCGGCCGGATTCCGGCTGAGCGAGTACGCGTTCCATTCCTGGGACGTGCGGGCCGGGGCCGACCCGGCGGCGACCCTCGCTCCCGAGGCGGTGCCGCTGCTGAACACCATCACCCCCGGCATGCTCGGCTGGATCGCCAAGACCGACCGGCTCGGCGGCCGCACGGCCGTGCTGCGCATCGAGACCACCGACCCGGACGCGGTCTACGGGCTGCGCCTGTCGCCGGAAAAGGTCGAGCTGACCGACCCGCCCGCCGAGCCCGACGGCGTGCTGCGGCTGCCCGCCGAGGCGTGGCTGCGCCTGCTCGTGGGCCGCCTGTCACCGGCGCACACCCCGTCCTCCGTGGAGACCTCCGGCGCGGCCGATCTGGACCTGCTGCGCGACGTCTTCCGCGGCTTCTGA
- a CDS encoding alkaline phosphatase translates to MAVRRRALLQAAAGAGALAAAWPLTRGLGPDAAYAAAAALGASWDPAPFTLGVGSGDPLPTSVVLWTRLAPDPLAVAQPLPDIVQVDWSVATDAAMTQVVASGSVAASVLLGHSVHVVVDGLTPGRRYHYRFRALGRYSRVGRTKTAPTGPVSLVRFASLNCQHYQSGEYPGMRDLAADANLDFVVHLGDYVYEGSELGTAYTLADYRRLHALYKGDPLLRDLHAAHPFYLTWDDHEVVNDYSGSRGAATFVARRSAAYQGWYEHLPLRLEGSDTALPDPRIYRHRRWGDLLELVILDLRQHRSEQNLTGGTILGTTQQQWVKDRISQRSGGWHCWVNSIFLSQQRNPDGGFMFTDQWDGFRAERTELLTYAQQQGIADFVIITGDWHSAFVQDVRPDFDNLAAPVIGTEFVAHSTTSGAYSASWNAANGPRLGQANPHLQYFEGNRYGYDLYEVTPQRWTTRLRVVADRADPNAAVSTLTSWHVDRGRAGAYEDPATKGSAAQYRRHP, encoded by the coding sequence ATGGCCGTACGCCGCCGCGCCCTGCTCCAGGCCGCCGCCGGTGCCGGCGCGCTCGCCGCGGCCTGGCCGCTGACCCGTGGACTCGGCCCGGACGCCGCGTACGCCGCGGCGGCGGCGCTCGGGGCGAGCTGGGACCCGGCCCCGTTCACCCTGGGCGTCGGCTCGGGCGATCCGCTGCCGACCAGCGTCGTGCTGTGGACCCGGCTCGCGCCGGATCCGCTCGCGGTCGCGCAGCCGCTGCCGGACATCGTGCAGGTGGACTGGAGCGTGGCCACCGACGCGGCGATGACCCAGGTGGTCGCGTCTGGTTCGGTGGCCGCGTCGGTGCTGCTGGGGCACAGCGTGCACGTTGTCGTCGACGGGCTGACGCCCGGACGGCGCTACCACTACCGGTTTCGCGCGCTGGGCCGGTACAGCCGGGTGGGGCGGACGAAGACCGCGCCGACCGGCCCGGTGAGCCTGGTCCGCTTCGCGTCGCTGAACTGCCAGCACTACCAGTCCGGCGAGTATCCGGGCATGCGCGACCTCGCCGCCGACGCCAACCTCGACTTCGTGGTCCACCTAGGCGACTACGTGTACGAGGGCTCGGAGCTGGGCACGGCGTACACGCTGGCCGACTACCGGCGGCTGCACGCGCTCTACAAGGGCGACCCGCTGCTGCGCGACCTGCACGCCGCGCACCCGTTCTACCTGACCTGGGACGATCACGAGGTCGTCAACGACTACTCCGGCTCGCGCGGCGCGGCGACCTTCGTGGCCCGCCGCTCAGCGGCGTACCAGGGCTGGTACGAGCACCTGCCGCTGCGGCTGGAGGGCTCCGACACGGCCCTGCCCGACCCGCGCATCTACCGCCACCGGCGCTGGGGCGACCTGCTGGAGCTGGTCATCCTGGACCTGCGCCAGCACCGCTCGGAGCAGAACCTCACCGGCGGCACCATCCTCGGCACGACGCAGCAGCAGTGGGTCAAGGACCGGATCAGCCAGCGCTCGGGCGGCTGGCACTGCTGGGTGAACTCGATCTTCTTGAGCCAGCAGCGCAACCCGGACGGCGGCTTCATGTTCACCGACCAGTGGGACGGCTTCCGGGCCGAGCGCACCGAGTTGCTCACCTACGCGCAGCAGCAGGGCATCGCCGACTTCGTCATCATCACCGGCGACTGGCACAGCGCGTTCGTGCAGGATGTGCGGCCGGACTTCGACAACCTGGCCGCGCCCGTCATCGGCACCGAGTTCGTGGCGCACTCGACCACCTCGGGGGCGTACTCGGCGAGCTGGAACGCGGCCAACGGGCCGCGGCTCGGGCAGGCCAACCCGCACCTGCAGTACTTCGAGGGCAACCGCTACGGCTACGACCTCTACGAGGTCACCCCGCAGCGGTGGACCACCCGGCTGCGGGTGGTCGCCGACCGGGCCGACCCGAACGCGGCGGTGAGCACGCTGACCAGCTGGCACGTCGACCGCGGCCGGGCCGGGGCGTACGAGGACCCGGCGACGAAGGGCTCGGCCGCGCAGTACCGGCGCCATCCGTGA
- a CDS encoding glycosyltransferase: MRVAIITESFSPDVNGVANSVARVADHLAARGHEPMVVAPRPRATRAVSAKPYPVLRLGSLPLPGYGNVRLARPARRLRAALAAFQPDVEALAWRWIRRVHGRAALTLAPSSVTAAQLVAAGVPRVGRWGRGVDTELFHPSHRDEALRAELAPGGELLVGYVGRLAREKRVELLAEAARLPGVRVVVVGDGPTRELVRRAVPQAAFLGTRRGAELARLYASLDVFVHTGPHETFCQTVQEAQASGVPVVAPAAGPGAGSGWPPRPPRRCSPGGAGTGSARSTPWA; the protein is encoded by the coding sequence ATGCGCGTGGCGATCATCACGGAGTCGTTCTCCCCGGACGTGAACGGCGTGGCGAACTCCGTCGCGCGCGTCGCCGACCACCTCGCCGCCCGCGGGCACGAGCCGATGGTCGTGGCGCCGCGGCCGCGCGCGACCCGGGCGGTCAGCGCGAAGCCGTACCCGGTGCTGCGGCTGGGTTCCCTGCCGCTGCCCGGTTACGGCAACGTGCGGCTGGCCCGGCCGGCCCGGCGCCTGCGCGCCGCGCTGGCCGCGTTCCAGCCCGACGTGGAGGCGCTGGCCTGGCGCTGGATCCGGCGGGTGCACGGCCGGGCCGCGCTCACCCTGGCCCCGTCCTCGGTGACGGCCGCGCAGCTGGTCGCGGCCGGGGTGCCGCGGGTGGGCCGGTGGGGCCGGGGCGTCGACACCGAGCTGTTCCACCCGTCGCACCGCGACGAGGCACTGCGCGCCGAGCTGGCCCCCGGCGGCGAGCTGCTCGTCGGGTACGTCGGCCGGCTGGCCCGGGAGAAGCGGGTGGAGCTGCTCGCTGAGGCCGCGCGCCTGCCCGGGGTGCGGGTCGTGGTGGTCGGCGACGGCCCGACCCGCGAGCTGGTGCGCCGCGCCGTGCCGCAGGCCGCGTTCCTGGGCACCCGGCGCGGTGCCGAGCTGGCCCGGCTGTACGCCAGCCTGGACGTGTTCGTCCACACCGGACCGCATGAGACGTTCTGCCAGACCGTGCAGGAGGCCCAGGCCAGCGGGGTGCCCGTGGTGGCTCCGGCGGCCGGGCCTGGCGCTGGCTCGGGCTGGCCACCGCGGCCGCCGCGACGCTGCTCGCCTGGCGGCGCCGGGACCGGCTCGGCCCGGTCTACGCCCTGGGCCTGA